The genome window GGCGAGATGGCACAGAACTGGCACGGTTGCTCTTCTGTAGTGCTGGCTTGGGTGGTGCCACCCTGGAGGAGAAGCCAATGCCAGGAAAGCTGGAACTTCAGAGGAGAAGCGAAGTCTGCaccatgtgttgtgtcttgcccgccctcagagcagccggggccttcttacctgctcccgcacactgaggaatgtatgcctcccggtcccagtcctggctccatgcccacacaaactgcagaaggagaatctccctgccccagccctgactccatgcccaggcaaacggagcagctagacccctccccctcctccacagcaggtgagcctgaggagggtttattaccaacagctgattggtgtgaccctcgcatcagaagattggagaggcggaggctacagagggaagggaggggcaggccttaatgagtgctgagtcatggagccacaccccatggcctatataaaggatctactttctggcagtctctgagtcaggcaaaagtcaaacttatcttgctgaagtcacttactggtctcctgcctgctctgaggactttgctaggactttgggcagagctgcagaggcacgcctgattcggatttcccggacccagccgtcagcggaggagtgggacacgacaccgtgCAAACCATGCTGTGGGAATACCTTGCAAGGGAGAGATGGCCCGAAAAATAGATGTCATGTTATGTGGCAATTACCTTAGGAGttgaagggaagagatgctgcctaaggaACAATCAGATAAAAAGGGAGGAGCCTTTCAGAGGTATATCAGGGAGAGAAAGAAGTTTAGAAAGCagctcaggggtaaaatccagtaggttctgaccagtggtgggattcaaataatttaacaactggttctctgctctagttatttcttccaacaaccagttcatcaaactgctcaggaagttaacaactggttctcccgaagtggtgcgaactggctgaatcccatcactggttctgacaagttctggagaaccggtagcggaaattttgagtagttcagaaaaccggcaaataccacctctggctggccccagagtggggtgggaatggagattttgcagtatccttcccccaggagtggggagggaatggagatttccccCATTTCCAActctacttatttttatttatttatttgtcgagtatgtattagttaatatatataagtataagcatgaattgaatacataaaattaatacaattaaagggaacattaggacagggacggtaggcatgctggtgctcttatgaagTAGcaggtctaaggttaaaattttgtagattttgggatgaaaccacagagtcaagtagtgcattccaggcattgacccagtagtgggttactaccggttctccccagttcgcaagaactggtagtaaacattttgagtagttcggagaaccggtagtaaaaattctgcctggccccgcccccaatctcttgctgcctcccggctcccagctgatcagctagaaggaaaaaatcaagactcacttgtcgtagaagagaaaacaacaacaacaagacaccgtccctttaaattgagaagccaagaagcctcccaactgatcagctcgctttagttagttttagttttaggttgcttctctctttgttgagtttccatccattgcttcttgttttgccttctggtgctttggaaaatacttccccccccttctttctagcagccccttaaaagactgttgcctatcacactcttaggcaaagcatgtgagccatttcctcctttcagtggtccatgaaagagcatctatagcagaggtctctaaccttggccactttaagacttaagacagcaaagctggctgaggaattctgggagttgaagtccataagtcttaaagtggccaagtttggagacccctgatctatagtatgtagatgataaagttgcaaaaaggtgaacaacatttttgcagaactatagatacgttgaggctgggtgtgacaaggaatggctgggaggggaggggccaggcgaggtaccccttgacatgagagacattgagttggccacgcctgcccagtcatatgaccatcaagccacgcccacaaaataagccacgcccacagaaccggtagtaaaaaaatgtagaacccacccctgcattgaccactctgttgctgaagtcatattttctgcaatcaagtttggtgcagttcactttaagtttgaatctattgtgtgctcgtgtattgttgtggttgaagctgaagtagtcattgggtttcaaatcccattgctTGCGGTTTGCTAGTGGGTGCTCACGCGCTCatgtgatgcttctgtgcatgcacaggagcaTCTGCGCATctgaggtaggtttcagcaggttctgaccagttctggagaaccggtagtggaaattttgagtagttcagagaaccgatagtaaaaattctgactggcccctcccccatctattctctgcctcccaagtcccagctgatcgggaggaaatggggattttgcagtaaccttcccctggagtggggtgggaatgaagattttacagtatctttcccctgccacacccaccaagccacacccacagaactggtagtacaaaattttgaaacccaccactgctgcgcatgtgcagagatgtccgggcaggtgggcgaagcctcctgctgccgccgctactggttctcctgacccggggcgaaccggtaacaacccaccactggaataaagATCTATAAATGCAACAGAATTTGTTGAATTTTACACGTGATCCCTTTTAAATACACACAATGTCACAAGAGGGGTTTGAATGTTTTGCAGGAATATTTGAAAAGTCTATCAGTTATGCCAATTGCAATGTTTGCTGCCACTCAATCTCTTTCATCATGCCACTTCTTCCATGGAAAAATGAAGAACTTTGCTCTGGAAAATGCAACAGGGTAACAGGTTTTCAGGAACAATTCCAGTTTTAATGTGAGTTCTGTTTCAAAAAGAAATACTGATTCtgaaccctctctctctctctctctccccctccctccctccctctctctctctgtctctctctcgtcCAATTCCATAATTACAGAAATAtgggagaatgaatgaatgaagtcaaagaccttggaattttcatgtcaaatgatctaagtgccaaagcccactgcaactacatagcaaaaaaaactctaagagttgtaaacctaattttgcatagcttcttttccgaaaacaccacactactaaccagagcatataaaacatttgcaagaccaattctagaatacagctcgccagtttggaaccctcaccacatctctgacatcaatacaattgaacgtgtccagaaatattttacaagaagagttctccattcctctgaaaacaataaaataccctatcccaccagacttgaaatcctaggcttagaaaacttggaactccgtcgccttcgacaagacctaagcttaactcacagaatcatctattgtaatgtccttcctgttaaagactacttcagctttaattgcaataatactagagcaactaatagatttaaacttaatgtcaaccgctttaatctagattgcagaaaatatgacttctgtaacagaatcatcagtgcttggaatactttacctgactctgtggtctcttcccataatcctaaaagttttatccaaaaactttctactattgacctcactccattcctaagaagaccataaggggcgtgcataagtgcacaaacgtgcctaccattcctgtcctattgttttttcttttctccttcctatatatatgcttatacctctttatatttacccatatatatatatgtttatttactatataatctttttgtatgatacctacatatatttttgtgacaaaataaataaataaataaataataaaataaataaataaataaataaataaataaataaataatttggctGTCATTTATACCAGTACTTGgttccatttaccttcgctaTTGGTTCGGAACAGTGAGTGCATGTGCGCGCTCCCTTCAGTCATccatggcacttctgcgcatgcacagagcatccatgatgatggccgggtgggtggatggagcctcccgccgctgccactaccggtttgtccgaaccggggcgaaccggtagaaacccactactgactttATACATCTAACTTAAAGCAAAGATCACAAGAATTAAGGAAGCTTAATTACCAAGATTTATTTACTTCCGTATCAGGAGGATTTCCTAATACGCTCACATATATTAATACTTGCTACGTCTACATTTCCAGATCCTTTTTGGTAATGAAAGAGCTCTAGCATGTTTTCCCTTCCTTTGTTTTCCTGCTCATCCAGAGGGTTTTTGctcttgtttcctctgaattaaaGCTATCAGCGTTGTACATCACTCTTCGTTTAGGAAGTTTCAGCCTTTGGCCGTGAAGGCAGCTCAaggccagggatttttactaTAGCGTCTCCTGGACATTGGTCTGATTGTTGAGTGAGACCAGCTTCCTGTTCTGGAGAAGCAACAGTAGGGCCAGAGGTTGGATTGGGCTCCTGCCCTTCCGGTAATGGATGTTCGCTCGAAGGAGGGTGGATGATCACTTTGCCCACGGGTTTCTTTTGCTCTGATTGTGTCTCTTGGATGCCAGCTGTGGGTTGAGGCTGGTGTGGCTTCTGGACTTCCTGATCCTGTCCACGATGTTTGTGGTGGTGGGGACGAGAGGGGCGATGATGGTGTCGACTCTCTTCATGGCGATCTCTGGGTCTTTCCCCATCGTCCTGATGCTCCTCCTGCCCAGGTCTAGATGTGGATTGTGGAATCTGTTCACCTGTTCCTGGTGGCTAATAAGAGATACAGCAAAGTGGCTGAGGGGGTTAATAGGCTCATGCTTACCTATTTGGTGAAATGTTCGAGACAATTGGCGTTCGCAACTTCTGCTCTCTGGGATGCAGCGTTGGGCAGACAGGGAAGATCTTTCCACCTGTACTTCCTCACAGGTAGATCTTAATTACGGTCAGACTTAATGggtaaacccagtggtgggatccaaataatttaacaaccggttctctgccctaatgatttcttccaacaaccagttcaccaaactgttcagaaagttaacaaccggttctcccgaagtggtgcaaactggctgaatcccaccactgggtaaaccTATTAATgggtgagctaattctactttgttGTAAGTCTACATGGCCAGAATTAAAAGAATCCCACGATCTTTTAtatggagaatatttgtaactcagggttgaaatgagggatccttggtgctctctgagcttggttgttttcttgcagacgtttcattacccaaactgggtaacatcatcagtgctggtgatGTAGTGATGTACTAGCATTGATGGTTTTACCTAGTTTCGGTAATGAATCTGAACAGAAATCAACTAAACTCAGAGAGTACTGAaaccactggcttcctgtggttttccgggtgcgcttcaagattttggttaccacctttaaagcgctccatggcttaggacccgggtacttacgagaccgcctgctgttaccttatgcctcccaccaacccgtacgctctcacagagagggtctcctcagggtgccgtccgccaaacagtgtcggctggcggcccccaggaacagggccttctctgtgggggcaccgacgctctggaacgaacttccccctggcttacgtcaagtgcctgatcttcggaccttctgtcgtgagctcaaaacacacctatttattcaagcgggactagcataatagtgtcaaattttaatttgggtttttattaatatttctaaaattttaaaactaaattttaatattcagcctttttgtaatttgctaggttttaaatgttttaacttgtatatatttcgtgttttatcttggctgtacaccgccctgagtccttcgggagaagggcggtataaaaatttaataaaataaataaataaataaataaggctccTCAGGATCTTTTCCACATAAAATTACAGTTACCTATGAACTTGTTTGTGTTCTTATGAATGTTGTTCAATTGTTTCCATTTCTTTTGATTTCTTtaattgtatgttattttaagAGTTATAAACTGACTCATTCCACAAGCTTTAGGCAACAGCATTATTAAAAGTAATTAATTGACAATAACTTTATTAAGTTGAtttttctctgtctgcttaaTCCAGCCAGTCaatgagttttaaaaataaattgttccACAACCCAGGTATGAATGTTTTCTGCAGATGATAGGTGACTGAGGAacatttagaggggttttaaattgattttaatatttatattttatatttatatttcgaTTTTTAATTAtctgggcgttagaataagttttttaaggattattttaatttgtatattgatgttttatatgcctgtgaaccgccctgagtcctttgggagatagggcggtatataaattcgaataataaataaataaataaataaataaataaataaacttaccgGGCGTGGGAAGAAATCACATTTCACAGTgacaaatttctttttttctacttcATCTTTCATCACAGAACCTTTGCATAGACCTCTTTCCTAGAGCAAAAGAGAAAATTTTCATgaataacaacaaaacaaaacaaaacaaaattaactgCTCAGGTATTTCTACTATGCTGTGGGACAGCATTGTAAAATGTTCTTTCCGTATCCTATATCAAAAGGCCTTTTCCTTAGTCTCTATGGTTGGCATGTCATTTCTTTTCCTCAAAATGACCATTTCTGTGGTCCATTTATGTATGtacttctttattaaatttagaaaGCACTCATCTGCTTCACAgattgactctgggcagcatgctGATGATACTGGATCACAAAATAACTGAAAAACTCACCCAGCAATTCCATCTAGATATTGAACAAGAGTGTTTCTATATACATGTGTAAAACTGGAAACAGAATGTTCTAGGAAATTCCAGAATGTTCCGTTTTCCTTTCAGATCGCAGCAATCCAaccattttatgaatattttttctGGAAGTAGATCTTCCAGAATAGGCAATCCATTTTGGTGTTCCAGAtcagaattttattattttaatgattatggaatgaaatggaattaaTCTTATGGTCCATAGGTTGGgctgaaaatataaaaaacaaacactAAACTTGAATTCCGAATACCATTCCTCTTGAGTTGTTAAAAATTGCACAGACACTTATCTGAGATGATTTAGTGGTCCTTCTAAGAACAGACTTTGGTTTGGACTTGGAAAACCACCAATGTccattccaaccctatgattctgtgCTTGCTGCCCATCTCTGTAAGAATACATATAAAATATGTCAACAGGTTGAATGATAAAAGCAAGATCTGAAAGTAACTTTAGATGTTAACCTATTTTACCACTTCTATgtggaatttctctctctctctctctaatataccacctattgtattattattattattattattattattattattattattattattattattattattattattattttattgttttgcaaGTACACTGATAACTTATGTAACAGGGACAAATTAttcgtgtgtctaatcacacttggccaaataaagtattctattctattctattctattctattccattccattccattccactccactccactccactccactccactccactccattccattccattcctgttcTGATGACTCTGGCaacttataatagaatagaaacataggcataaaacattaaaaatcttCTATTTGTCTTTTGATAGATTTACAGGTAgtccaatcatttgtttagtgaccatttgaagttagggcattgaaaaaaaaaagtcttacagCTGTTGCATCCTTTGCGTGatcttttgtgaccttgtgacaagcaaattccaattcatttaacaagtgtgttgctaacttaacaactgcagtgattcacttacgtaatgtggcatgaaaagtcatacaatggaacaaaactcacctaacaactgtctcacttaggaattgagtaaattttggggtcaatgacTATCCATATTATAACTAATTTTAGCATCTGCCTCCCAATTGTTCTTCACTCAGAATAGGTAGTTTCCTTCGGAATACTAACTTCAGATTTGGAAAACCCAACTCCTGTGTTCACTTAAGAATTTATGTCCAAACTAAAGAGCTTTTGTGtgagttttcctttcttttagttTTGTGTCCCTTGGGTCTTTAAGAGTCCACAACTGTAGTGTGGagtgataaaaaaaagaaagaaactatgaAGGTGCAAGGTGTGAATGTCAGTGGAGAAAGAAAGGGTGTTGAGTTGGAAAGCTGAAGGAGAAGGCAGTGGTGCATAAATCTGAACATAAATGGTTTGGTGGAGCCTAACAGCTCcactaataatatataataatagaaGGGACGCGgtagttcagtggctaagatgctgagcctgttgatcaaaaggtcggctgttcagcggttcgaatccctaatgccacgtaaACAGGATGagcccccgttacttgtcccagcttctgccaacctagcagttcaaaagcacgtaaaaaatgcaagtaaaaaaatagggaccgcctttgatgggaaggtaacaacgttccatgcacctttggcgtttagtcatgccggccagatgaccacggagacgtcttcagacagcgctggctcttcggcttagaaacggagatgagcactgccccctagagtcgggaacgactagcacatatgtgcgaggggaacctttacctttagcaacTTTACAAGCCTTCCAAAGACACAAACCAGCTACAGCTAGTCACAAGCGAGTAATTCCCCCCCCCTTACAAAGGCTGAGAGATTGAGAAGCAAATGAGAATAAGATAGCTATAACGCTAGCAATGGCACCCGGGAGTAATACCATATGCGTATTGGGAGGAGTGGGTTGGGAAAACATAGCATCAAGTGTGGTTTGAACGACAATTGAGCCCTGCATAAAGAAATAGAATTTGCAGTCCCTAAAGTCAGAGAAGGAATTGTATTACTACTACCTTTAGTGTTAAGAAACATGGATGATTAGGAACACAGTGGAACATTGAAATTTGTAACCTTGTAGAGTGCTgtaaatgatgtccttatcacttataaaaaaaagcatagcagatAGCTTAaatccgtcgtgagcttaaaacacacctatttattcaagtgggactggcataatagtgtcaaattttaatttggggttttattaatatttttaaaattttaaaactaaattttaatattcagcctttttgtaatttgctaggttttaaatgttttaacttgtatatatttcgtgttttatcttggctgtgcaccgccctgggtccttcgggagaagggcggtataaaaatttaataaaataaataaataaataaataaatgaatagtgtATAAATCTGAATATAATATGCTTAACATATTAGGGGGTTGTTATTTGTACAATAAATCTACCTCTTGTTAATCTGTCAGAAGAAGCATTCAGCCTCCCACAATGCAACGGCCAAACTCATaaactataaaggtaaaggtaaaggttcccctcgcacatacgtgctagtcgttgccgactctaggggccggtgctcatctccgtttctaagccaaagagccagcgctgtccgaagacgtctccgtggtcatgtgaccggcatgactcaacgccaaaggcgcacggaatgctgttaccttcccaccaaaggtggtccctattttttctacttgcatttttacgtgctttcgaaactgctaggttggctgaagctgggacaagtaacgggagctcaccctgttacacggcagcactagggattcgaatcgctgagctgccgacctttcgatcaacaagctcaacgtcctagctcctgagccactgcgtccctgttTTATTCATAAACTATAGCATGGCATAATTTGATGGATTTATACAACGAACTAAGATCATTTCTGTGTTCCCACAGATTATCCAACCCCATTTTAAGCCAATCTAAATGCTATATAAAAGCAGCCATTGAGTCCGGCCGGCACTGATGAATAAAGAACATGATGTGAGCTGTTGAAAATGTGGTTCTTCAGAAAGAACGCATTGAGCCATAATGGCAAGATTGGTTTTATGCACAATGAGCGAATACTTACTGCGGTTTCAACTGGGAGGAGGGAGCACTGAGTGATGTCAGACACAGGTGGACTTTTGCGACAGGAAGTCTCCTGCATGAGGTATTCCACAAAGTAGGAAGGACCAATGACCCACTATAAAAAAATCATAGACAAGGAATTAGAGTGGGCCACATTGTCTGCAGGAAGACAATGTGTCCTCCTAATCTTAGGTACCCTgccaatctttattttttttttatttatttattttgtcaactaCATATCaaacaacatacatacatataagcatgaattgaatacataaaatgaatacaattaaaggtaacattaggacagggatggtaggcacactggtgctcttatgcacgccccttacagacctcttaggaatgcggggaggtcaacaatagacactcttaggttaaagttttggggattttgggatgagaccacggagtctggtagtgcattccagacattaacaactctgttacggaaatcatattttctgcaattgatatgggaacggttcactttaagtttgaatctattgtgtgctcgtgtattgttgtggttgaagctgaagtagtcattggcaggaaggacattgtagcagatgattttatgagctatgctcaggtcataccaaagatagcgtagttctaaattttctaagcccaaaatttcaagtctggtggcataaggtattttgttgcaagcagaggagtggaggactcttcttgtgaagtatttctggacgtgctcacttgtattaatgtccgatatgcagtgtgggttccagactgatgagctgtattcgagaattggtctaacaaatgttttgtatgcttactGGCCTGATGCCCTCCAGAATTGTCCCCATAATTCTCAACACTAGGTCCTGGAGAATTGGTAGGACATTGTCAAGTGTCCTTATTAATAAAAGAATATTTATATTCAGTGATCACATTGAATGTCACATTGTCCAGAGATCAGAGGCCCATGCATATGGGAAACTGGATGCTCCTGAGAAGCCCTCTGGCAGATAAAAACTAAATCAACTTTACATCAGATTCCTGCAGACCTTGTGAATCTGGCTCTGCACtttcttgttgtggtccgtcagcagcctacggagctggcaacggagttcgacagcgatgaggctgaggtgaagccagggccatcaggaagtgaggtgcggactccagagcctccagagactgatagtagtgaggcaaaggaacaggaggagcctgttcctaatgcacgcatgagaagagctgccagaaggcaagagcagctcaagcagagaggacaactcgggagtagggccaagagatgattggcccctcccataaagcttaaaacagaccagcactggcgttcgagctttgctggaaaacaacattggtagttcatcttctgcttcatcttctgcttcatctacctcttgcctttatttttgtgacttgtgaacgtttgccaagaaaggcctttggcagtttgcctaattggaccaagacttGTGAGagaattgaggaatttgtgttgggaggcatttgttttaatttgagttgaacaacgctgggaatgaagtaattctcagctgttcgaataaagtttgtttgttttttcacggactgagtttcttactacctacctgggcctgggtcacaacatttctTTGGCAATAATGCAGAAGTCAATCACGCTCTCTTgggattattttcatttattatttttaatttctgagTTTAGCCTATACCCTGTAGCAGTCTTCATACCAATGAAAGATAAAGCATCAACTTTCTGGCTGAAAAATGCTCCATTTCAACTTTACCTGTGTACTGGCTTTGGTGACTTTAACAAGGGCAAAGTAATGAAAATGATTATTTTCAGCGTTGAATTTGGCCAGCGTCTCCAATGCTGTCTGCTGAAAATGGGCTTCAGAAGTATTTCCAGGTGTTGGGCAATCGGGACAAAGACGCAGAATAATCGAACTACAAACTTTAGAAaagcaaagaaatgttatttaataAGGTGAGACAAGACATTTAAATTTGAGTTTGTACGTTTAAATGAACTGAAATAAAGAAAGCTTGGATCAGCTTGAAAATTAAGCCGCTTCTTCTACCAATCAGCATCAGACTTGAAACCCCAAAAACAaactcaggttgactcagccttccatcctttataaggtaggtaaaatgaggacccagattgttgcgggcaataagttgactttgtatataaatatacaaataggatgaagactattgctaacatagtgtaagctgccctgagtcttcggagaagggtgggatataaatgcaaaataaaataaaaaaacctcaattTGGATTTTCCCTCCTTCTGCTTAATTGTATCTGATTCCTTgagactgcctggataagtctCTGTAATTTTCCTGGCATGGTTTTTTGTGTACTGGCTTGCTATTACTGTCTTCCTAGggctataataataacaacaacagagtttgaagggaccttggaggccttctagtccaaccccctgcccaggcaggaaatcctacgccATCTCAGactgatggttatccaacattttcttaaaaatttccagtgttggagcattcacaacaataagttgttccacttactaattgttctaactatcaggaaatttctccttagttctaagttgcttctttccttgatcagtttccacccattgcttcttgttctaccttcaggtgctttggagaaccgcccgactccctcttctttgtggcagcccctgagatattggaagactgctatcatgtctcccctagttcttctttttattaaactagacatacccagttcctgcagccgttctttatatgttttagcctcca of Ahaetulla prasina isolate Xishuangbanna chromosome 6, ASM2864084v1, whole genome shotgun sequence contains these proteins:
- the LOC131200895 gene encoding fetuin-B-like isoform X1 — encoded protein: MFHLVAASAHSSFLYPSCNSLVVKAAGEVALDKLNADRSEGYVLAFQRIFDVREIPQRHGGSLFYINMDVLETGCHVLTRKHWKECKIRDMHETVYGQCNVVIHFNRNSDGSHLYSYRCDLRPLCSSIILRLCPDCPTPGNTSEAHFQQTALETLAKFNAENNHFHYFALVKVTKASTQWVIGPSYFVEYLMQETSCRKSPPVSDITQCSLLPVETAERGLCKGSVMKDEVEKKKFVTVKCDFFPRPPPGTGEQIPQSTSRPGQEEHQDDGERPRDRHEESRHHHRPSRPHHHKHRGQDQEVQKPHQPQPTAGIQETQSEQKKPVGKVIIHPPSSEHPLPEGQEPNPTSGPTVASPEQEAGLTQQSDQCPGDAIVKIPGLELPSRPKAETS
- the LOC131200895 gene encoding fetuin-B-like isoform X2, yielding MDVLETGCHVLTRKHWKECKIRDMHETVYGQCNVVIHFNRNSDGSHLYSYRCDLRPLCSSIILRLCPDCPTPGNTSEAHFQQTALETLAKFNAENNHFHYFALVKVTKASTQWVIGPSYFVEYLMQETSCRKSPPVSDITQCSLLPVETAERGLCKGSVMKDEVEKKKFVTVKCDFFPRPPPGTGEQIPQSTSRPGQEEHQDDGERPRDRHEESRHHHRPSRPHHHKHRGQDQEVQKPHQPQPTAGIQETQSEQKKPVGKVIIHPPSSEHPLPEGQEPNPTSGPTVASPEQEAGLTQQSDQCPGDAIVKIPGLELPSRPKAETS